Below is a window of Gilliamella sp. ESL0405 DNA.
TAGTATTGAATCAACCATTTAATTATAAAAAAGTATTCAATTTAGATGAATCGTCAAATTTAGATATCCATGATGACACGATAATTGTTTTAAATTCTCAATACTTCCTGTTACAAAAAGTCGATGAACAATCTAAAACGATCTTTATTTTACAATCTATTGAATATTTGAAAAAAAGGTTATCTAAAATACAAGTTGTTGGGCGGCATGCATTTGATATTTTCGCAACAGAAAGTTTGGTAATGAAAAAACTCATTGCACAAGCTAAAGCTTTTTCAATGCAACGTGAACCACTTTTAATATCGGGCGAAACAGGGACGGGCAAAGATTTACTTGCTCATGCTTGTCATCAATATAGTCCACGAGGAGATCAAACCTTCTTAGCGCTAAATTGTGCAGCCATGCCCGATGATGTCGTTGAAAGTGAATTATATGGACACGCAGCCGGTGCTTATCCGGGGGTAACTGAAAGTAAAAAAGGCTTTTTTGAGCAGGCGAATGGTGGATCGGTATTACTTGATGGCATTGATGAAATGTCATTTCAAATGCAAACAAAATTATTACGATTCATCAATGACGGTTATTTTCGCCGAGTTGGGGATGATAACGAAGTTTATGTCGATGTAAGAATTATTTGTGCCACTAAAGTGGATTTGGCCGGTTTAGTTGAACAGGGCAAATTTAGAAAAGATCTTTATTATCGGCTTAATGTCTTATCGCTGAATCTACCTTCATTACAAGAACGCCAAGATGATATCGCACCTTTAACGAAAATCTTTGTCGATGAATTTGCCAACAAACAAGGGATCACCCCACCAACGATCGATGACAATGTGATAGAGTTTTTAACTCGTTACTCTTGGCCGGGTAATGTACGTCAGCTTAAAAATGTTCTTTATTCAGCATTAGCTCAACTTACTTCATCTGTTTTAACAACAAAAGATATTGTGCTACCGATTCCAACTACGTCACAATTATCTTGGATCAATAATATTGAAAATAAAACACTTGATGAAATGACTAAGCAGTTTGAAAAAGAGATTTTATTAAGGCTGTATGATAAGTACCCTAGCTCAAGAAAACTGGCCAAAAGGTTAGGGGTATCACATACAGCGATTGCCAATAAGTTAAGAGATTATGGAATAGGGCGATAATTTTGTCTGACAGCAAAAAAATTTTGATAACGGGTGGTGCAGGATTCATTGGCTCAGCGGTTATTCGATATATTATCGAGCAGACAGCGCATCAAGTTATTAATCTTGATAAACTGACTTATGCGGCCAATTTGCAAGCATTGCAATCAGTATCCACCAACAACAGATATTTTTTTGAAAAAGTGGATATTTGTCATCGACACGCACTCGACCATATTTTTGAGCAGTATCAACCAAATGCAATCATACATTTGGCGGCTGAAAGTCATGTAGATCGCTCAATTAATCATCCGGCTAAATTTATTGAAACCAATGTTATTGGAAC
It encodes the following:
- a CDS encoding sigma 54-interacting transcriptional regulator gives rise to the protein MQAAIIEINNNQLLVAYNSAAKALFTHNTLVLNQPFNYKKVFNLDESSNLDIHDDTIIVLNSQYFLLQKVDEQSKTIFILQSIEYLKKRLSKIQVVGRHAFDIFATESLVMKKLIAQAKAFSMQREPLLISGETGTGKDLLAHACHQYSPRGDQTFLALNCAAMPDDVVESELYGHAAGAYPGVTESKKGFFEQANGGSVLLDGIDEMSFQMQTKLLRFINDGYFRRVGDDNEVYVDVRIICATKVDLAGLVEQGKFRKDLYYRLNVLSLNLPSLQERQDDIAPLTKIFVDEFANKQGITPPTIDDNVIEFLTRYSWPGNVRQLKNVLYSALAQLTSSVLTTKDIVLPIPTTSQLSWINNIENKTLDEMTKQFEKEILLRLYDKYPSSRKLAKRLGVSHTAIANKLRDYGIGR